A single region of the Triticum dicoccoides isolate Atlit2015 ecotype Zavitan chromosome 2B, WEW_v2.0, whole genome shotgun sequence genome encodes:
- the LOC119366545 gene encoding peroxidase 12-like, whose amino-acid sequence MASRAAAAAVVVLALVCAAQPSLSAATAAGGLSPDFHATTCPSLQQIVAFHVGEAFKNDSGVAPALIRILFHDCFPQGCDASVLIEGPGTEQDEIPNKTLRRVALDLIDRIRMRVHSACSRTVSCADITVLATRESLVLAGGPRFDVALGRRDSFFPASKDQVGLLPAPFHPVDTLIKSFGDRGLNVADLVSLSGAHTFGVAHCGAFRDRFKPVFDTSPAIDPKFATELRNKCAKDIPEGTLKQNLDVRTPNIFDNKYYFDLIARQGLFKSDQGLFDHPTTKRMSIRFSLNQDAFFEQFAKSMAKMVNMDLLTGDKGEIRARCAVRGTPPRIEAAAAGNDEGIAADM is encoded by the exons ATGGCGTCTAGAGCAGCAGCGGCCGCCGTGGTCGTCCTGGCCTTGGTGTGTGCCGCGCAGCCGTCCCTCTCGGCGGCCACTGCCGCCGGGGGTCTGTCCCCTGACTTCCACGCGACGACGTGCCCGTCCCTGCAGCAAATCGTGGCGTTCCACGTGGGGGAGGCCTTCAAGAACGACTCCGGCGTGGCGCCGGCCCTCATCCGCATCCTCTTCCACGACTGCTTCCCGCAG GGCTGCGACGCGTCGGTGCTCATCGAGGGCCCCGGCACCGAGCAGGACGAGATCCCCAACAAGACGCTCCGCAGAGTGGCGCTGGACCTCATCGACCGCATCCGTATGCGCGTGCACAGCGCCTGTAGCCGCACGGTCTCGTGCGCCGACATCACCGTGCTCGCCACCCGCGAGTCGCTCGTCCTGGCCGGCGGGCCCCGCTTCGACGTCGCCCTCGGCCGGCGCGACTCCTTCTTCCCGGCGTCCAAGGACCAGGTCGGCCTGCTGCCGGCGCCCTTCCACCCGGTGGACACCCTCATCAAGTCCTTCGGCGACCGCGGCCTGAACGTGGCGGACCTGGTGTCCCTCTCCGGCGCGCACACCTTCGGGGTCGCCCACTGCGGGGCCTTCAGGGACCGGTTCAAGCCGGTGTTCGACACGAGCCCAGCCATCGACCCCAAGTTCGCCACGGAGCTGCGGAACAAGTGCGCCAAGGACATCCCCGAAGGCaccctgaagcagaacctcgacgtGCGCACGCCGAACATCTTCGACAACAAGTACTACTTCGACCTGATCGCGAGACAGGGCCTGTTCAAGTCGGACCAGGGCCTCTTCGACCACCCCACCACCAAGCGCATGTCCATTCGCTTCTCACTCAACCAGGACGCCTTCTTCGAGCAGTTCGCCAAGTCCATGGCCAAGATGGTCAACATGGACCTGCTCACGGGCGACAAGGGCGAGATCCGGGCCAGATGCGCCGTCCGCGGCACTCCCCCACGCAtcgaggccgccgccgccggcaacgACGAGGGGATCGCCGCCGACATGTAA